In Nocardia sp. NBC_00403, one DNA window encodes the following:
- a CDS encoding ABC transporter ATP-binding protein: MSDIEFSGISKTYPDGTHAVTNLDLRIESGSFTVFVGPSGCGKTTSMRMINRMIRPTGGTITIAGQDISTVDPVELRLGIGYVIQSGGLLPHRTVVDNVATVPVLRGDSRRAARAAALDVLDRVGLDRSLAGRYPAQLSGGQQQRVGVARALAADPPVLLMDEPFSAVDPVVRAELQVEMQRLQAELHKTIVFVTHDIDEAITLGDRVAVFGRGGVLQQYNPPQHVLAQPATDFVADFVGRDRGYRGLSFRTANNVPLHEIRTATADDVVKLRLERGDWVLVIDTDKRPVGWVDVTGVEAVRAGRELHNSMSAGGSLFTPSGDLRQALDAAISSPAGVGVAVDDSGAVRGGVLATEVLEQLAGQRAAEDAERNRHYFEQEAAQ, translated from the coding sequence GTGTCCGATATCGAATTCAGCGGTATCAGCAAGACCTATCCGGACGGCACCCATGCCGTCACCAATCTCGACCTGCGCATCGAATCGGGATCGTTCACCGTGTTCGTCGGTCCGTCCGGCTGCGGTAAGACGACTTCGATGCGGATGATCAACCGGATGATCCGCCCGACCGGTGGCACGATCACCATTGCCGGGCAAGATATTTCGACAGTCGATCCGGTCGAGCTCCGACTCGGTATCGGGTACGTCATCCAGAGCGGCGGGCTGCTGCCGCACCGGACCGTTGTCGACAATGTCGCGACGGTGCCGGTGCTGCGTGGCGATTCGCGCCGCGCCGCGCGTGCGGCGGCGCTCGACGTGCTGGACCGGGTGGGTCTGGACCGCTCGCTGGCCGGGCGGTATCCGGCCCAGCTCTCCGGTGGGCAACAGCAGCGCGTCGGGGTGGCGCGGGCGTTAGCCGCCGACCCGCCGGTGCTGCTGATGGACGAGCCGTTCAGCGCCGTCGACCCGGTGGTGCGTGCCGAACTGCAAGTCGAAATGCAAAGGCTGCAGGCCGAATTGCACAAGACCATCGTGTTCGTCACCCACGACATCGACGAGGCGATCACCCTCGGCGATCGGGTCGCGGTCTTCGGTCGCGGCGGCGTGCTGCAGCAATACAATCCGCCGCAACACGTCCTCGCCCAGCCCGCCACCGACTTCGTCGCCGACTTCGTCGGCCGCGATCGCGGCTATCGCGGCCTGTCCTTCCGCACCGCGAACAACGTTCCGCTGCACGAGATCCGGACCGCGACCGCCGATGACGTGGTGAAACTGCGGCTGGAACGCGGCGACTGGGTGCTGGTGATCGACACGGACAAGCGGCCGGTCGGCTGGGTCGATGTGACAGGGGTCGAGGCGGTGCGCGCCGGCAGGGAACTACACAACAGCATGTCGGCGGGGGGCTCGCTGTTCACGCCGTCGGGAGACCTGCGCCAAGCGCTCGACGCGGCCATCTCCTCACCGGCTGGAGTCGGTGTCGCCGTGGATGATTCGGGGGCGGTCCGCGGCGGGGTGCTCGCCACCGAGGTCCTCGAGCAACTGGCAGGCCAACGGGCCGCCGAAGACGCCGAACGCAACCGGCACTACTTCGAACAAGAAGCCGCGCAATGA
- a CDS encoding PadR family transcriptional regulator yields the protein MGQQARSAVTPLAIAVLALLEERPMHPYEMYQLLIARREDRLVKVRPGSLYHTVARLADQELVSAEGVDRAGNRPERTTYRISDSGRTALRTRITEILRNPAPEYPMFPVALAEAHNLPKADVLALLRERVEHLEHDLADIEMIGRWAGMNAVPRRYWIVLPYLRATVAAEIAWVNDLTAELDSGEMEWEEFDPATGARISDHQHAWSEGAEAALPPMPRPAARTSPSP from the coding sequence ATGGGTCAGCAGGCGCGCTCCGCGGTGACGCCCCTGGCGATCGCCGTGCTCGCACTGCTCGAAGAGCGGCCCATGCATCCCTACGAGATGTACCAATTGCTGATCGCCCGTCGCGAAGACCGGCTGGTGAAGGTGCGACCGGGCTCGCTCTATCACACGGTCGCGCGGCTGGCCGATCAGGAACTGGTGTCGGCGGAAGGCGTCGACCGAGCGGGTAATCGACCGGAACGAACCACCTATCGAATCAGCGATAGCGGCCGAACGGCGTTGCGCACCAGGATCACCGAGATTCTGCGCAATCCCGCACCGGAGTATCCGATGTTCCCCGTCGCGCTCGCGGAGGCGCACAACCTGCCGAAGGCGGACGTGCTCGCGCTGCTGCGGGAGCGCGTGGAGCACCTGGAACACGACCTGGCCGACATCGAGATGATCGGCCGATGGGCAGGCATGAACGCGGTGCCGCGCCGCTATTGGATCGTGCTCCCGTACCTGCGCGCCACCGTCGCCGCCGAGATCGCCTGGGTCAACGACCTCACCGCCGAGCTCGACAGCGGGGAGATGGAATGGGAGGAATTCGATCCGGCGACCGGCGCCCGGATCTCCGACCATCAGCACGCCTGGTCCGAAGGCGCGGAAGCCGCCCTGCCGCCGATGCCGCGGCCCGCGGCGCGGACGAGCCCGTCGCCGTGA
- a CDS encoding NAD(P)-dependent malic enzyme, with protein MSPVTDAPNATASLSEITHEEIFAGHLGGKLSVELAAPLETQRDLSIAYTPGVAQVSRAIANDEALAKRYTWTDRLVVVVSDGTAVLGLGDIGPRASLPVMEGKAALFKKFAGLDSIPIVLDTKDSDEIVETIIRLRPSFGAVNLEDISAPRCFEIEKRLIEALDCPVMHDDQHGTAIVVLAALNGAAKVQGRSIAGLKVVVSGAGAAGVACTNILLAAGVRDVTVLDSKGIVSRDRSDLNDVKAELAQRTNPRGLTGGAAEALAGADVFLGLSAGLIAEELIASMAPESIVFAMSNPDPEIHPEVARKYASIVATGRSDFPNQINNVLAFPGVFKGALDAGARRITEGMKIAAADAILSVVADELGPEKIVPSPLDPRVAPAVAEAVAAAARAEGVA; from the coding sequence GTGTCACCTGTGACTGACGCACCGAATGCCACTGCCAGCCTTTCTGAGATCACTCACGAAGAGATCTTCGCGGGTCACCTCGGCGGTAAGCTCTCGGTCGAACTCGCCGCGCCGCTGGAGACTCAGCGCGACCTTTCGATCGCCTACACCCCCGGCGTGGCTCAGGTCAGCCGCGCCATCGCAAACGATGAGGCGCTGGCCAAGCGCTACACCTGGACCGACCGGCTAGTGGTCGTGGTCAGCGACGGCACCGCGGTGCTCGGTCTCGGTGACATCGGCCCGCGCGCCTCGCTGCCGGTGATGGAGGGCAAGGCGGCGCTGTTCAAGAAGTTCGCCGGGCTCGACTCGATCCCGATCGTGCTGGACACCAAGGATTCCGACGAGATCGTCGAGACGATCATCCGGCTGCGCCCGAGCTTCGGTGCGGTGAACCTGGAAGACATCTCCGCCCCGCGCTGCTTCGAGATCGAGAAGCGGCTGATCGAGGCGCTCGACTGCCCGGTCATGCACGACGACCAGCACGGCACCGCCATCGTGGTGCTCGCCGCCCTCAACGGCGCGGCCAAGGTGCAGGGTCGCAGCATCGCGGGCCTGAAGGTCGTGGTGTCGGGCGCCGGTGCCGCGGGTGTCGCGTGCACGAACATCCTGCTCGCCGCGGGTGTGCGGGACGTGACCGTGCTCGACTCCAAGGGCATCGTGAGCCGGGATCGCAGCGACCTCAACGACGTGAAGGCCGAACTGGCCCAGCGCACCAACCCGCGCGGGCTGACCGGTGGCGCCGCTGAGGCGCTGGCCGGCGCCGACGTGTTCCTCGGCCTGTCGGCCGGACTGATCGCCGAGGAGCTCATCGCTTCGATGGCGCCGGAGTCGATCGTGTTCGCCATGTCCAACCCGGATCCGGAGATCCACCCCGAGGTGGCTCGCAAGTACGCCTCGATCGTGGCCACCGGCCGCAGCGATTTCCCGAACCAGATCAACAACGTGCTCGCCTTCCCCGGTGTCTTCAAGGGCGCTCTCGACGCGGGTGCGCGCCGCATCACCGAGGGCATGAAGATCGCCGCCGCGGACGCCATCCTCAGCGTGGTCGCCGACGAACTGGGCCCGGAGAAGATCGTCCCGAGCCCGCTCGACCCGCGTGTGGCACCGGCAGTGGCCGAAGCCGTCGCCGCCGCCGCGCGCGCCGAGGGTGTCGCCTGA
- a CDS encoding FAD-binding protein — MGEIETDVLVLGGGPAGAWAAVSAAATGARTVLVDKGRCGTSGPTAFGTTSLWNIPPGPARDEAVRHAYAHGGYLGDPDWMHRVLEETHLRVEQLVQWGYRFPGEGRNAGDRGLIPGEPRGGAPAERRTSLRVCLDGASYLRRMRRSLLDAGVRILDHHPALQLLVDRDGVVSGAIGVQQHNRFRSWTVRASAVVVATGGCAFLSGGAGTDVDTGDGLLLAAEVGAQLSGMEFSSAYGLEPVLNSAFTSGFALHFATLYDESGAAITGHRAAAFAAIADGRRVYAALEDVPYAVRCRLSQQGVVDNTKRVPLRAVLEGTVRGTGGLRIAGADCATTVAGLYGAGDVTTREPITGAVSGFGGQGGAWAIASGVWAGAGAACFARARGRVGQAHAVPGAGLNPEARIDPRAVVGLVQEHTLPLRRSYWRSAGSLRDSIGELDGMWPGAEFGLGGVGADRLRARQAAALLAVARWTKYSALARTESRGMHRRTDHPDVAADWRVRLTSGGLDTVWVRADARRSASDESTPTVPATPARREQIITPDEASIVREVTAGVRAAVPGTRAATPVVPPSVVADPDLTAGDPLPL; from the coding sequence GTGGGTGAAATCGAGACGGACGTACTGGTTCTGGGCGGCGGCCCCGCCGGCGCCTGGGCCGCCGTCTCGGCCGCAGCAACGGGAGCCCGCACCGTGCTCGTCGACAAGGGACGCTGCGGCACCAGCGGTCCTACCGCCTTCGGGACGACCTCGCTGTGGAATATCCCGCCGGGACCGGCCAGGGACGAGGCGGTGCGGCACGCCTACGCGCATGGTGGTTACCTCGGCGACCCGGACTGGATGCATCGGGTGCTCGAGGAGACCCATCTGCGTGTCGAGCAGTTGGTGCAATGGGGGTATCGGTTTCCCGGCGAGGGCCGCAATGCCGGTGACCGTGGACTGATACCCGGCGAGCCGCGCGGCGGCGCGCCGGCGGAAAGACGAACCTCGCTGCGGGTGTGCCTGGACGGCGCGAGCTACCTGCGCCGGATGCGCCGCAGCCTGCTCGACGCCGGTGTCCGCATTCTCGATCACCATCCCGCGCTGCAACTGCTCGTCGATCGCGACGGTGTGGTATCCGGAGCCATCGGCGTCCAGCAGCACAATAGGTTTCGCAGTTGGACGGTCCGTGCGAGCGCGGTGGTGGTGGCCACCGGCGGCTGCGCCTTCCTGTCCGGCGGCGCGGGCACCGACGTCGACACCGGCGACGGACTGTTGTTGGCCGCCGAGGTGGGCGCGCAATTGTCCGGCATGGAGTTCTCGAGCGCCTACGGGCTGGAGCCGGTGCTGAACTCGGCGTTCACTTCCGGCTTCGCGCTGCACTTCGCCACGCTCTACGACGAATCCGGCGCGGCCATCACCGGTCATCGCGCTGCGGCCTTCGCGGCGATCGCCGACGGCCGCCGCGTGTACGCCGCACTCGAAGACGTGCCCTACGCCGTGCGGTGCAGGCTGTCGCAGCAAGGCGTGGTTGACAACACCAAGCGGGTCCCGTTGCGCGCGGTGCTCGAGGGCACCGTGCGGGGGACCGGCGGCCTCCGCATCGCCGGCGCCGACTGCGCGACCACGGTGGCCGGACTGTACGGCGCCGGTGACGTGACAACGCGGGAGCCGATCACCGGAGCGGTGAGCGGATTCGGTGGCCAGGGCGGCGCGTGGGCCATCGCCTCGGGTGTATGGGCAGGCGCGGGCGCTGCCTGCTTCGCGCGCGCCAGAGGCAGGGTTGGCCAGGCCCACGCGGTGCCAGGGGCCGGGCTCAACCCGGAGGCGCGGATCGACCCGCGCGCGGTCGTCGGACTGGTGCAGGAACACACGCTGCCGCTGCGGCGCAGCTACTGGCGTAGCGCAGGCAGCCTGCGCGACAGCATCGGCGAACTCGACGGCATGTGGCCGGGCGCGGAATTCGGCCTCGGCGGCGTCGGTGCGGATCGACTGCGGGCCAGACAGGCGGCAGCACTGCTCGCGGTGGCGCGGTGGACCAAGTACAGCGCGCTGGCGCGCACCGAGAGCCGGGGCATGCATCGGCGCACCGACCACCCGGACGTCGCCGCCGATTGGCGCGTGCGATTGACCTCGGGCGGCCTCGACACGGTGTGGGTGCGCGCGGACGCCCGTCGGTCGGCGTCCGACGAATCGACTCCGACCGTGCCGGCGACGCCCGCGCGGCGGGAGCAGATCATCACACCGGACGAAGCATCGATCGTCAGGGAGGTGACGGCAGGCGTGCGCGCGGCGGTACCCGGCACGCGGGCGGCGACCCCGGTCGTGCCACCGTCGGTGGTGGCCGACCCCGACCTCACCGCAGGTGACCCGCTGCCCTTGTGA
- a CDS encoding ABC transporter substrate-binding protein, with protein sequence MALRATRFLVAAAALAAAMILSACGNSDPLAATGSCEGDGLTVGSANFPESETVANIYAEVLRANGFKVDTRLNIGSREAYIPALRQCAISVIPEYNGNLLQYLDKGAAATSSTDIDTALTKALGSDLAIGTPAPGQDSDAVVVTKATAERWNLRTIADLAAHSAEVKFGAPAEFQERAGGLPGLKKNYNLDIAANNFVPIADGGGPATVRALVDGQVTAANVFTTSPAIAQNNLVVLEDPKHNFPAQNVVPLFNAAKKSDKSLAALNAVSAKLTTDELIKLNEAVSGSSKTEPKAAAAAWVAAQGLNKPTG encoded by the coding sequence ATGGCGCTGCGCGCGACCCGGTTCCTCGTCGCCGCCGCAGCGCTGGCCGCCGCCATGATCCTGTCCGCATGTGGCAATTCCGACCCGCTCGCGGCAACGGGCAGCTGCGAGGGGGACGGGCTGACCGTCGGCTCCGCCAACTTCCCCGAGTCCGAGACTGTCGCCAATATATATGCGGAAGTGCTGCGGGCCAACGGATTCAAGGTGGACACCCGGCTCAATATCGGCAGCCGCGAGGCCTACATCCCGGCGCTGCGCCAGTGCGCCATCTCGGTGATCCCGGAGTACAACGGCAACCTGCTGCAATACCTGGACAAGGGCGCGGCCGCGACCAGTTCCACCGACATCGACACCGCACTCACCAAGGCGCTCGGCTCCGATCTGGCCATCGGCACCCCGGCGCCCGGCCAGGATTCCGACGCCGTCGTCGTCACCAAGGCGACCGCCGAGCGTTGGAACCTGCGCACCATCGCCGATCTGGCCGCGCATTCGGCCGAGGTGAAGTTCGGTGCGCCCGCCGAGTTCCAGGAGCGCGCAGGCGGACTGCCCGGATTGAAGAAGAACTACAACCTCGACATCGCCGCGAACAACTTCGTGCCGATCGCCGACGGCGGCGGGCCCGCCACGGTGCGCGCGCTGGTCGACGGCCAGGTGACCGCGGCCAACGTTTTCACCACCTCGCCCGCGATCGCGCAGAACAACCTTGTGGTGCTCGAGGATCCGAAGCACAACTTCCCGGCCCAGAACGTGGTCCCGCTGTTCAATGCGGCCAAGAAATCGGACAAGTCGCTCGCCGCGCTCAACGCCGTTTCCGCGAAGTTGACCACCGACGAACTGATCAAACTCAACGAAGCGGTCTCCGGTAGCAGCAAGACCGAGCCCAAGGCCGCCGCCGCGGCATGGGTCGCCGCCCAGGGACTGAATAAGCCGACCGGATAA
- a CDS encoding ABC transporter permease encodes MNLFLDAWHYLTDGANWSGPTGIQHRIAEHLWYSFLAVAASAVVAVPLGLIIGHTKRGAAVLVGFANAMRALPTLGLLTFLVLLMGLGLVPPLLALVTVGIPPLLAGAYAGIANVATDVVDASRAMGMTETQILFRVEVPNALPILLTGLRGATLQVVATATIAAYVNLGGLGRYIFDGIGLYRYDRVLVGALLVAVLAMFLDGLLAFTVWASAPGTGRLRRSNQVTVTPAGILQTAD; translated from the coding sequence ATGAACCTTTTCCTCGACGCCTGGCACTACCTCACCGACGGCGCGAACTGGAGCGGGCCGACCGGCATTCAGCACCGTATCGCCGAACATCTGTGGTACAGCTTCCTCGCGGTCGCCGCGTCGGCCGTCGTCGCCGTGCCGCTCGGTTTGATCATCGGCCACACCAAGCGCGGTGCGGCCGTGCTCGTCGGCTTCGCCAACGCCATGCGCGCCCTGCCGACCCTCGGCCTGCTCACCTTCCTGGTGCTGCTGATGGGCCTCGGCCTTGTCCCACCGCTGCTGGCCCTCGTCACCGTCGGCATCCCGCCGCTGCTCGCCGGCGCCTACGCCGGAATCGCCAATGTGGCTACGGATGTGGTCGACGCTTCCCGCGCCATGGGGATGACCGAAACCCAGATCCTGTTCCGGGTGGAAGTCCCCAACGCACTGCCGATCCTGCTCACCGGTCTGCGCGGCGCGACCCTCCAGGTGGTGGCCACCGCGACCATCGCCGCCTACGTCAACCTCGGCGGCCTCGGTCGCTACATTTTCGACGGCATCGGTCTCTACCGCTACGACCGCGTTCTCGTCGGGGCCCTGCTGGTGGCTGTGCTCGCCATGTTCCTCGACGGCCTGCTCGCCTTCACGGTCTGGGCAAGCGCGCCGGGAACCGGCCGCCTGCGCCGCTCGAATCAGGTCACGGTGACACCGGCGGGCATCCTGCAGACCGCGGACTGA
- a CDS encoding PHP domain-containing protein, producing MRIDLHTHSTASDGTDSPAELVRNAAAAGLDVVAITDHDTTAGWSEAVDALPKGMTLVRGMEMSCIGLGEDGWPVPVHLLAYLFDPADRCFADERERLRAERVDRLRAMAERMRADGLPIDPDAVLASAGPSAGRPHLARALVEAGVVPSVDAAFIELLAPHGPYYAEKADTPLRRAVEMIATAGGVSVLAHTRARKRGRLLALDDIRELATLGLGGLEIDHPDHSAADRALLGGLAAELGLLTTGSSDYHGANKTIRLGEFTTDPAQFEELAGKATGVPVIAS from the coding sequence GTGCGCATCGACCTGCATACCCACTCGACCGCGTCCGACGGTACCGACAGCCCTGCCGAACTTGTTCGGAACGCCGCTGCCGCAGGCCTGGACGTCGTCGCGATCACCGACCACGACACCACCGCGGGGTGGTCCGAAGCGGTGGACGCGCTGCCGAAGGGCATGACGCTGGTGCGCGGCATGGAGATGTCGTGCATCGGTCTGGGTGAGGACGGCTGGCCCGTTCCTGTGCATCTGCTCGCGTACCTCTTCGACCCGGCCGATCGGTGTTTCGCCGACGAGCGGGAGCGGCTGCGTGCCGAACGTGTCGATCGGCTGCGCGCGATGGCCGAGCGCATGCGGGCCGACGGCCTACCCATCGATCCCGACGCGGTGCTGGCCTCGGCCGGACCGTCGGCCGGACGGCCGCATCTGGCACGGGCGCTGGTCGAGGCGGGTGTGGTGCCGAGCGTCGACGCGGCCTTCATCGAATTGCTGGCGCCACACGGGCCGTATTACGCGGAAAAGGCCGACACGCCGTTGCGTCGCGCGGTCGAAATGATTGCCACCGCCGGTGGCGTGAGCGTGCTCGCGCATACAAGGGCGCGCAAGCGCGGACGGCTATTGGCGCTGGACGATATTCGAGAACTCGCCACGCTCGGTCTCGGCGGGCTCGAGATCGACCATCCCGACCATTCCGCGGCCGACCGTGCGCTGCTCGGTGGGCTGGCCGCCGAACTCGGTCTGCTCACCACCGGCTCGTCGGACTACCACGGCGCGAACAAAACCATCCGGCTCGGTGAATTCACCACCGACCCAGCACAATTCGAGGAACTTGCGGGCAAAGCCACGGGAGTGCCGGTGATCGCCTCGTGA
- a CDS encoding DHA2 family efflux MFS transporter permease subunit, translating to MSTQRNPWLALFALVVGFFMILLDMTIVAVANPAIMVDLGADISQVIWVTSAYLLTYAVPLLVTGRLGDRYGPKNMYLIGLAVFTAASLWCGLSGTITMLIAARAVQGLGAALMTPQTMAVITRTFPPDKRGAAMGLWGGVAGLATLVGPILGGVLVDGLGWEWIFIVNVPVGIVAFALAVWLVPALPTNEHKFDIPGVLLSGVGLFLLVFGIQEGNTYDWSLRIWLMIGAGVLVLVAFLVNQARNTGEPLLPLRLFRDRNFGLSNLAIASMGAAVTSMMVPLYFYLQAVREMSPTRSALVFAPMAIVTGIFAPVIGKYSDRFHPRIVPTIGFIGFAASVFWFAAVMTPHSSIVWFLLSAALAGVANACIWAPLASTATHNLPVQLAGAGAGVYNTTRQVGSVLGSAAISALIAARMTANGLHGGKVTEGAGGPVPEVVKDAFSTALGQSILLPAGILLIGVIASALFIRHGDGATAGPKSAPAEADTVAA from the coding sequence ATGTCCACCCAACGTAATCCGTGGCTGGCGCTCTTCGCGCTCGTCGTCGGCTTCTTCATGATCCTGCTGGACATGACGATCGTCGCGGTCGCCAACCCGGCCATCATGGTCGACCTCGGCGCCGATATCTCCCAGGTCATCTGGGTCACCAGCGCCTACCTGCTCACCTACGCGGTGCCGCTGCTGGTCACCGGCCGTCTCGGTGATCGATACGGTCCCAAGAACATGTATCTCATCGGACTCGCGGTCTTCACTGCCGCGTCGCTGTGGTGCGGTCTGTCCGGAACCATCACCATGCTGATCGCCGCGCGCGCCGTGCAGGGCCTCGGCGCCGCGCTGATGACGCCGCAAACCATGGCCGTGATCACCAGGACCTTCCCGCCGGACAAGCGCGGCGCGGCCATGGGCCTGTGGGGCGGTGTCGCCGGACTCGCTACTCTCGTCGGTCCGATCCTCGGTGGCGTGCTGGTCGACGGCCTCGGCTGGGAGTGGATCTTCATCGTCAACGTCCCGGTCGGCATCGTCGCCTTTGCGCTGGCGGTCTGGCTGGTGCCCGCGCTGCCGACGAACGAGCACAAGTTCGACATTCCCGGCGTGCTGCTCAGTGGAGTCGGTCTGTTCCTGCTGGTGTTCGGAATCCAGGAGGGCAATACCTACGACTGGTCGTTGCGCATCTGGCTGATGATCGGTGCCGGTGTGCTGGTGCTGGTGGCCTTCTTGGTGAACCAGGCGCGCAATACCGGTGAGCCGCTGCTGCCGTTGCGCCTGTTCCGCGACCGTAACTTCGGGCTGTCCAACCTGGCCATCGCCTCGATGGGCGCCGCGGTCACCTCGATGATGGTGCCGTTGTACTTCTACTTGCAGGCGGTGCGCGAGATGTCACCGACCAGGTCCGCCTTGGTGTTTGCGCCGATGGCCATCGTCACCGGTATCTTCGCGCCGGTGATCGGCAAGTACTCCGACAGGTTCCATCCGCGCATCGTGCCGACCATCGGCTTCATCGGTTTCGCGGCCTCGGTCTTCTGGTTCGCGGCCGTCATGACACCGCACTCGTCGATCGTGTGGTTCCTGCTGTCGGCCGCACTCGCAGGCGTCGCCAATGCCTGCATCTGGGCGCCCCTGGCCTCGACCGCGACCCACAACCTGCCGGTGCAGTTGGCGGGCGCGGGCGCGGGCGTCTATAACACCACCCGCCAGGTGGGCTCGGTGCTCGGCAGCGCCGCGATCAGCGCTCTGATCGCCGCGCGAATGACCGCCAACGGCCTGCACGGCGGCAAGGTCACCGAGGGTGCCGGCGGCCCGGTCCCCGAGGTGGTCAAGGACGCCTTCAGCACCGCCCTCGGCCAATCCATCCTGCTCCCCGCGGGCATCCTGCTGATCGGCGTCATCGCCTCGGCGCTGTTCATCCGCCACGGTGACGGCGCCACCGCGGGCCCCAAGTCCGCACCCGCCGAAGCCGACACCGTCGCGGCCTGA
- a CDS encoding glycine betaine ABC transporter substrate-binding protein, translating to MLLAVSRRVLARGLVVAAVTLAVSCGNDDQGPTIVVGAGDSMESNLLAQIYSGALSRTGVSTSVAPHLGNRPDYFAALDAGTVTVVGEHTGELLAFLDANSKARKPADATEVATGGVTEPSVPKAVNGSLPEGLAVSDPADGTDMRPRMLLTEAATRDRVRSIGDLAARCGELEVGVAPVPEVLRASTDTLRVSGCGFARTKLFHDAAALRKALLDGEVQAGILGGPPALVPGATDGLAVLSDDDYAFRAENVLAVYRKGELGDRQIRKLNYVAGELTTDDLVAMIGRIRGGAVPADVARDWLDSHAL from the coding sequence ATGTTGCTGGCCGTGTCGAGGCGAGTGTTGGCTCGAGGTTTGGTCGTCGCGGCCGTCACGCTGGCTGTTTCCTGTGGAAACGATGACCAGGGCCCCACAATAGTGGTCGGCGCGGGCGATTCGATGGAATCAAATCTGCTTGCGCAAATCTATTCCGGAGCGCTCTCCCGTACCGGCGTGTCCACCTCCGTCGCACCGCATCTCGGCAATCGCCCCGACTATTTCGCCGCATTGGACGCGGGCACCGTCACGGTGGTCGGTGAACACACCGGCGAATTGCTCGCATTTCTCGATGCCAATTCGAAGGCGCGCAAGCCGGCGGATGCCACCGAGGTGGCGACCGGCGGGGTGACCGAACCGTCGGTGCCCAAGGCGGTGAACGGGTCGCTGCCCGAGGGGCTCGCGGTGTCGGATCCTGCCGACGGCACGGACATGCGACCGCGAATGCTGCTGACCGAGGCGGCGACCCGCGATCGAGTCCGGTCGATCGGCGATCTCGCGGCCCGCTGCGGCGAACTCGAGGTCGGAGTGGCTCCGGTGCCGGAGGTGTTGCGCGCGTCCACCGATACGCTGCGGGTTTCGGGCTGCGGCTTCGCCCGGACCAAGCTGTTCCACGATGCCGCCGCCCTGCGAAAGGCCTTGCTGGACGGCGAGGTCCAGGCCGGAATCCTGGGCGGGCCGCCCGCACTCGTTCCTGGAGCGACCGACGGCCTGGCTGTCCTTTCCGACGACGACTACGCATTTCGCGCGGAGAATGTGCTGGCCGTGTACCGCAAGGGCGAGCTCGGCGACCGTCAGATTCGGAAGCTGAACTATGTTGCGGGCGAGCTGACCACCGATGACCTCGTCGCCATGATCGGCCGGATCCGCGGTGGTGCGGTCCCCGCCGATGTGGCGCGCGACTGGCTCGATAGCCACGCTCTGTAA
- a CDS encoding ABC transporter permease, with translation MKYLIDNFSEIMGFTKTHLYLALVPLALGLVIAIPVGALVRRVSWLRRVTVTVSSLAYTVPSLALFVIIPPLAGISTIDPMNVIIALTVYSTALLVIAVPTALDSVPANVIDAADAVGFGPLRRTLTVDMPLAVPVFISSLRVVVVSNIAMVSVGALIGVGGLGKLFTQGYQRDYPDEIIAGIIVTLALALIFDRLVYALGRWWTPWARADARASKAKGAAS, from the coding sequence GTGAAGTACTTGATCGACAACTTTTCGGAGATCATGGGGTTCACCAAGACTCACCTGTACTTGGCGCTGGTACCGCTGGCGCTGGGTTTGGTGATCGCGATTCCGGTGGGGGCGTTGGTCCGTCGGGTGTCCTGGCTGCGGCGTGTCACTGTGACGGTGTCGAGCCTGGCCTACACGGTGCCATCGTTGGCATTGTTCGTGATCATCCCGCCGCTGGCCGGGATTTCCACCATCGATCCGATGAATGTGATCATCGCACTCACGGTGTATTCGACTGCGCTGCTGGTGATTGCGGTGCCGACGGCACTGGATTCGGTGCCGGCCAACGTGATCGATGCCGCGGATGCCGTCGGATTCGGTCCGCTGCGACGGACCTTGACCGTCGATATGCCGCTTGCCGTACCGGTTTTCATATCCAGTCTCCGAGTGGTGGTCGTCTCCAATATCGCCATGGTTTCGGTCGGCGCCCTGATCGGTGTCGGCGGCCTCGGCAAGCTGTTCACCCAGGGCTACCAGCGCGACTATCCGGACGAGATCATCGCGGGCATCATCGTGACCCTCGCGCTGGCCTTGATCTTCGACCGGCTGGTGTACGCGCTCGGCCGCTGGTGGACGCCATGGGCGCGCGCCGACGCCAGGGCCTCGAAAGCGAAAGGCGCTGCCTCATGA